The window CCTTTCTCGTAGGGCCGCGAACGGCGGCGCGGCTGTCCGGGGCGGGATCCTGGCTGGTGCTCACAGATGGGTGAGCCGGTCGAGAAGAGTCATCGCCTCAAGGAGCGTCTGCCGCTCGGCCTCGGTGTAGTGGTCGTGCATCGCGCGCGTCAGCCACTCCACCCGGGCTGCCTTGTCGCCCTCGGCGCGGCGGCGGCCAGCGTCGGTCAGGGTGATGAGCTGGCGGCGGCCGTCGGTTGGGTCCGGGTCACGGCGGATCAGTTTGTGCGTGTCGAGTGCGGCGATCGTGGCGGCCATCGACTGCGGCCGGACCCGTTCGGCAATCGCGAGCCCGCTCGCTGTCCAGGCACCCTCCTTGGCGAGCCGGGTGAGCACCGAGGTCTGCGATGGGCTCAGCTCCCCGTCGGTGTCGGCGACCTCCCGCATCCGGCGGCGCAGCCGGCTGAACACCACCCGTAGGTCCCGCGCCGCCGCGACCGCGGACTCGGCCAGGACCTCCCCGCCCCCGCTGCCAGCGTCGTCCGCACGCGTCCCGGCCATGGCCACGACCGTAATTACCGTCAGTTCAGACTGTCAAGCTCAGCCTGTGCAGTCTGAACTGCCTAGTTCGCCATCGGTCCAGGGCAGTCCACCCGTCACCGTGGCCACCGACCGCACCAGAAGGAAGGGGGCGACGAGGTCACGCCAGCCCGCCTCCCAGGCTCTAGGTAGTGACGGGCGACGTGCCCGGCTCCGAAGGGAGACGAAGGTGGACATGGCGATGGTGACGGTCTGCTCCGTGGCTGTCGGGCCAGTGCTGACGCTGATGGAGATCTCGCTGCGCCTGCGCGCGCAAACACGCCGGGACCGTGAACACAGACAGATGGTGGCCGGTCTCGTCCGGTCCGCCGCCATCGTCGTGATCGTGGCACCGGCCCAGGATGACTGAGAGCCGTCGTGGTGACCGAACGCCCTGCCCCGAGGGACGTCGCCATCCCCGCCATACCTGCAGGTCCGCCATCCAGCCCCGGTTGCGGACGGTACGACCCAGCGATGGTGACCGCGTTCAGCGCGTTCTACCGAGCCGAACTCCCCCGCCTGTGGGCGTTCCTGAGGTCACTGAGAGTGCCAGCCGCCGACGTCGAGGACATCTCCCAGCGGGCCATGACCACGCTGCTCGACCGCTGGGAGCGTGTCGACAATCCGCGTGCCTATGTCCGCACGGTCGCCGCACATGACGCCCATGGCTGGAGACGAACCAGTCAGGTCGAGCTACCTGTCGGTGACCTGCCCGAGCCCACCCCGCTGTCACCCCGTCCCGGAGAGATCGACGCCGTCATGGGCCAGCGCTACCTGCTCGGCCTGGTCACCGGGCTGCCACCTCGCCAGCGGCAGGTGGTGGCCTGGTGGCTCGACGGCTTCACCCCCACGGAGATCGCCGCCGAGCTCGGCATCACCCCGGAAGCCGTCCGGACCGCGCTCGCCAAGGCCCGCCGTTCCCTCAAGTCCCAGCTCGCCGATGAAGGAGATGGCCCTCGATGACCAGTGACCGCGAACCCGGCCTTGACCGCCGGCTGGTCGACGAGCACGCCGCGCTCGTCGAGGCACTCACCGCGGCACTCGACGTCGAGGCCGGGCTGGCGGCGATCCTTTCCTCGGCCGTGGGGCCCGCTTCCTCGCCCGACGACCGGGACCCGGCCGTCGGGCGTCCCAGCCCGCCGACCGGTGACCTGGTCGCCTCGCCCACGGCGCCTCCCGCCTCGCGGGGCGTCCGCCTGCCCGCGGCCGACGACGCCGCCGCGCGGCCAGGCGCAGGTCCCGCGCCCGACGGGTCCTCCCCGACCGTGGGAGCCGCCGACGTCGACACCCCACGTCGGTGGCCCGCCGGACCGGCGACGGTCCAGGGCCGCGGAATCCATCGAGCCGCGGACAGCGTTCTGAGCGCCTCCGGATCGCTGGTGGCTTCCCCCTGCGACCTGCGGATGATGGACCGCGGGGGTCGGGAGGAGCCCGGCGTCGTCATCGCGCGGCTGCGGGACCTGCTCGCTCGCTGCCCGGCCGGGACGTTCGACGAGGAAGCGTCCGCGACGGTCCTCACTAGGGTCGCCACGGTGTCGGAGGCACTGGTGGCGGCCCGGGACGAACGTGGCGCGCTGCGTCTGATCGAGGCCGCCGCCCCGCATCTGGTGTCCCTCGGTTCCCACCATCCCGCCGCCTTCGAGCTGCGGCGTGCCCGGGCCGGGGCCTGGTCCGAGCTCGGCCACCATCGGCGGGCCTGGTCACTGCTGCGTCGGCTGAGCGAGGACGAACGGCGGGTGTTCGGCCAGGAGGATTCGAGGACGGCTCTGCTCCTGCTCTGGACGCTGGTCGGCGGCGGCCGGTTGCGAGAGGCCGACACGGGATTTCGTGCCCTGCAGGCCCGCGAGATCCAGCGGCAGGGCGCCAACGCCCCGGACCTCTGGCATCTGCACTGCAGGCACGCCTGGCTGCTGGGACGGCAGGGGCTGGCCCGTGAGTCAGCCGGTGGGTATGACGGCGTCATCATCAACCGGTCACACGAGCTGGGCGAAGACCACCCCGATGCCCTCGACGCCCGGCACTCAAAGGGGAAGATGCTCGTCCTCGCCGGGCACGGTCCGCAGGCGGTCACGCTCCTGCAGGTGCTGCACGATCACCGTGCGCTGGTCCTGGGAGACCGTCACCCGGACACCCTGGAAACCCTGAAGTATCTCCACCTGGCCCGTGTGCGGGCGGAGCCAGGCAACGATCGCGTTCTCGACAGCGCGATCGACGTCCTCGGTCGGATCCTGCTCGTCCAGGCCGGACGACACGGCGCGGCGCACCCCATGAGCCGTGACACGGCCACCCACCTCGGCCAGACCCGCCTGCTCCGCCAGGCGGCTCGCCACTGCGAGAGGACCGATCTCCGGGCAGTGCGCGGCGGCCGGCCGGTGGACGCACTGGGCCTGTTTCGCCCAGGTTCCACCGATAAAAGACAAATCATCCGGAGCGGATTCACAGAAATGGTGACACTCAATACTGATGAGCAGTAACCTTCTGCCTGCGATCAGGTGACTGCCCGACTGCGTGCTCTCGGCCGTGCCTCGTTACTGCCAACAGCGCCCCAGTACCCCTCTCGGCACCATTGATTGATTGTGCAACTGGTACGCCGCATCCCCCGGCGCGCCGGGTCGATCTGCCATCGGCCGAGCACCACAGCGAACGCGGTCACGCACGACGCGAATTCCCCGGTCCGTCCGCAGAGGAGTTTTTGTGCGCCACGCGAACGACGTCGGCGAAGACCAGGTGCCCGACCACCTGGTTGTTTCGCCGAGACCAAACCGACGGACCGCCGTCCTCGGTGCCGCCGCCCTGGGGGCGGCCGCGCTGGCACCGTCGGCCCTTCAGACCGCCAGCGCCAGCGCCAGCACCACGGCGTCCAGTGCGTCCGGTGCGTCCAATTCCGCCGGCCGCATCGACGTACACCAGCACGCCATGACGCCCGCCGGCCGCCAGTGGCTGATCGACCACGGGCTCCTGCCCCCGTCCGGCGGACCGCCCTGGGCGCAGTGGGACCTCGACAGCACCCTGCAGATCATGGACGAGACCGGGATCGCCGCCGGGGTGCTGTCCGGCCCCGTTCCCTCGGAGTTCCTGGCCGGTTTGACCGCGGACCAAATCCGGGAGATGACCAAGGTCGGGAACGAGTCCCTGGCCGAGGTCGTCCGCGGCCATCCGAAGAGGTTCGGCTTCTTCGGGTTCCTGCCGTTGAACCAGGTCGACGTCGCTCTGGAAGCCGCCGCATATGCGCTGGACACGCTGAAGGCCGACGGCGTCGCGGTGAACCTGCACTCCGCGGGCCTCTACCTCGGGGACCCGTCGTTCGACCCGGTCCTCGCCGAACTGAACCGGCGCAAGGCCGTGGTGTTCACCCATCCGTTCAACCTGGCTGGATGCGGAGGCGCACCCGTCGCCGAGTTCCTCGTGGATTTCCTGACCGACACGACCCGCGCAGCCGTAAAGATGGTGCTCAACGGCACCCTTACCCGCTTTCCGGACCTGAAGCTGATCCTCCCCCACGGCGGCGGATTCTTCCCCTACATGGCAGGCCGGCTGCAGCTCGGCACCTATCTGGGCGCCGGCGTCGACGAGGCCACGGCCGTACGCAGCGTCAAACGGTTCTTCTACGACACCGCGATGCCGACCTCGCCGCACGCCACGCCGTCGCTGCTCGCCGGCGCCGGCGGCGACCGGATCCTCTTCGGATCAGACTGGCCGGCCGCGACCGCCGACGGGGCCAGGCTGAACGCGCGGGCGGTCGACACCGACCCGTTCCTCGACCAGGCCACTCGCCGCCGCGTCAACCGCGAGAACGCGCAACGGCTCCTGCCCGCGCTGGCCCGCCGCATGGCGAGCTGACACCCTCCTCGCCCCGGATCGCAGGGGATCACCCGCCGACGGGCGTCGGCGGGTGATCCCCTGCGGCGCGTCCGGGCCGCTCAGCCGTCCAGGGCAGCGAGGTCCAGGTGGCGCAGGCGGTCCGGGCCGGACCAGGCGTCGATCTCGATGATGCGGTCGCCGACGACGGTGAACGCCATGACGGCCGTCGGCTGGCCACCGACGGTGGCGACGACCCCGGCCACGCCGTTGACCAGCACCGGGCGCAGGGCGGCCGCCGGGTTGGCGAACATCAGGGCGCTTCCCGCGACCTGGCGGGCGCCGCGGCGTACGCCGGCGGCGGCCGCGAGCGCGGGCGGCACCTCGGCGCCGAGGTCGATGCGCAGCACGACGTCGGGGTCGAGCACGGCGAGCAGCCCCTCGAAGTCGCCGCCGCGGGCGGCGGCGAAGAAGGCGTCGACGACCGCCCGCCGGCGGGCCCGGTCGGCCTCGGTCNNNNNNNNNNNNNNNNNNNNNNNNNNNNNNNNNNNNNNNNNNNNNNNNNNNNNNNNNNNNNNNNNNNNNNNNNNNNNNNNNNNNNNNNNNNNNNNNNNNNCCCGGCGGCGGGCCCGGCTGGCGAGCTGGCGGGCCGCGTCCGCGGACCGGCCGACCATCGGGGCGATCTCGTCGAACGGCACCCCGAACAGGTCGTGCAGCACGAACGCGAGGCGCTCCGGCGGGCTCAGCGTGTCCAGCACGACGAGCAGTGCCAGGCCCACCGACTCGGCCAGCACGGCCTCCTGCTCGGGGCCGGCCGCCGCGTCGGGCCGGGTGACCACCGGGTCCGGCAGCCGGGCCTCCAGCGGCTCCTCGCGCCGGGCCGCCCGGGAGCGCAGCGCGTTCAGGCACACCCGGCCGACGACCGTCGTCAGCCAGCCGCGCAGGTTGTCGATGCCGTCCGCGTCGGACCGGGCCAGGCGCAGCCAGGTCTCCTGGACGGCGTCGTCGGCCTCGGCGAACGAGCCGAGCATGCGGTAGGCGACGGACCGCAGGTAGGACCGGTTCTCCTCGAACCGCCCGGCCAGCCAGTCCCGCTCACCGCCCGTTCCTGCCCCCGTGCCAGGACCATCGGTCTCGTCGTCGCCGGGGACCTCGTTGTGGTGGCTGTCACGTTCGCGCATCTGTCACGTTCCTCCGTCGCGTCGGGTCATAGCACTGACCGTCGACGCCAGGCGGATGTGACCGCTCTGGCGAACTCGCAGGAGGTTCCCGTGGAAGCACGCATGAAGCATCCGGTGTACGTCATCCCGGCCGCCCTGAAGGCGCTGACCGCCATCCACGAGGCCGTGAAGGGTACCGGATTGCCGGAACAGACGATCGAGCTGGTCAACCTGCGCGCCAGCCAGATCAACGGCTGCGCCTGGTGCCTGCAGATGCACGCCACCGCGCTGCGCAAGGCCGGTGAGCCCGACGAGCGGATCGACACCGTGGCCGGCTGGCGGGACGCGTCGTACTTCACCGACGCCGAGCGGGCCGCTCTGGCGCTCACCGAGTCCGTCACCCGGATCGCCGACCGCGGCGACCCGGTGCCCGACGACGTGTTCGACGAGGCGGCCCGGCACTACGACGAGGCGCAGCTCGCCGCGCTGCTGCTGACCATCGGGCAGATCAACGTGTGGAACCGGCTCAACGTCGCCACCCACCACGTGGCCGGCGCCTGACGCCCCGACCCAGCCCGGCTGGTGTCCCGGCCGGCGCGGCCGACGGGACACCAGCCGGGGAACCGGCCCCGGAAGGCCTACTGAGAGGCCACAGTCAGGGCGCGAGGGCTGTGGACAGCGGGGTGGTTTCCACAGTTTCGTGCTGGTGGTGGCGCTGATGCCCGGCGGGCGGTCAGCGTTGGCCCATGTCCCTGCCCCCGAGGAGCGCATCATGTCTGCCATGCCGGTGCCGCCTGACACGTCGCCGCCCGACCCGTGGGTGTTTCCGACGCCCGGCCCCGACGGGTTCATTCCGGATGACCTGGCGCGGCTCCCGCGTGACGGCTACCACTACGAGCTGCTCGACGGGGTCCTGCTGGTCTCCCGGCCCGGCGGGTTCACCGTCGACGACCTCGAACGGACGCCCGAGGACAGCAACCGCTACGAGCTCATCGACGGGACGCTCCTGGTGAGCCCCGCTCCCCGCTGGGAGCACCAGCATGTGGTGCTCTCACTGGCCGTGATCCTGCGCGCCGCCTGCCCGGCCGGACTGGTCGTCTTCGGCCCGACACCCGACGTGCTCAAGGGCCGGCGCGGCAGCCTGCAGCCCGACCTCCTCGTGGCCCACGCCGTCGACCTCACGCCCGAGGAGCCCTACCTGGGTGTGCCGGTGCTGGCCGTGGAGGTGCTCTCGCCCAGCAGCCTCGGCATCGACCGGCTCGCGAAGCGGCAGGTCTACGCCCGGCTCGGCGTGTCGTCGTACTGGATCGTCGACCCGTCGACCCGCACCGGCCCGGCGGTCACGGTGCTGTGTCTCGACCGGGCGCTCGACGGCTACCGCGAGGAGCCGACGACCGGACCGGACGAGGCCGTCACGGTCACCGAGCCGTTCCCGGTCAGCTTCACCCCGGCCGACCTGGTCCGCCTCCCGTAGACACGCCACCGCCGCGGCGATCACGGAGTCCGTGCATCGGGCGTCCGGCGGGTACGCAGCCGCAGCGCGCCGAACGTCACCAGGGCGACCGCGACGAGGGTGAACAGCAGCTCGCTGAGCCGTTCGGTCGCCGGGTTGGAATGGTCACCGGGGTAGTCGGCGACCGGGTAGACGTACGCGACACCGAGATAGGTGGCCAGCGCGCCGGCGGCCAGGGCCAGGGTGCGTGCGTCGTTCCAGCGTGTCCGCGCCACCGTCCGGGCGAGCAGCGCGCCGGCGAGGCCGACCAGGGCGACCTGCCCGGCGACACCCGGCCACGACGCGGGCAGCAGGCACCAGCCGGCCGTTACCGCGAACGCGACCACCCCGACAAGCCAGACCGCGACGCGGCG of the Pseudofrankia saprophytica genome contains:
- a CDS encoding MarR family winged helix-turn-helix transcriptional regulator; translation: MAGTRADDAGSGGGEVLAESAVAAARDLRVVFSRLRRRMREVADTDGELSPSQTSVLTRLAKEGAWTASGLAIAERVRPQSMAATIAALDTHKLIRRDPDPTDGRRQLITLTDAGRRRAEGDKAARVEWLTRAMHDHYTEAERQTLLEAMTLLDRLTHL
- a CDS encoding RNA polymerase sigma factor, with product MVTAFSAFYRAELPRLWAFLRSLRVPAADVEDISQRAMTTLLDRWERVDNPRAYVRTVAAHDAHGWRRTSQVELPVGDLPEPTPLSPRPGEIDAVMGQRYLLGLVTGLPPRQRQVVAWWLDGFTPTEIAAELGITPEAVRTALAKARRSLKSQLADEGDGPR
- a CDS encoding amidohydrolase family protein, which encodes MRHANDVGEDQVPDHLVVSPRPNRRTAVLGAAALGAAALAPSALQTASASASTTASSASGASNSAGRIDVHQHAMTPAGRQWLIDHGLLPPSGGPPWAQWDLDSTLQIMDETGIAAGVLSGPVPSEFLAGLTADQIREMTKVGNESLAEVVRGHPKRFGFFGFLPLNQVDVALEAAAYALDTLKADGVAVNLHSAGLYLGDPSFDPVLAELNRRKAVVFTHPFNLAGCGGAPVAEFLVDFLTDTTRAAVKMVLNGTLTRFPDLKLILPHGGGFFPYMAGRLQLGTYLGAGVDEATAVRSVKRFFYDTAMPTSPHATPSLLAGAGGDRILFGSDWPAATADGARLNARAVDTDPFLDQATRRRVNRENAQRLLPALARRMAS
- a CDS encoding sigma-70 family RNA polymerase sigma factor; protein product: MRERDSHHNEVPGDDETDGPGTGAGTGGERDWLAGRFEENRSYLRSVAYRMLGSFAEADDAVQETWLRLARSDADGIDNLRGWLTTVVGRVCLNALRSRAARREEPLEARLPDPVVTRPDAAAGPEQEAVLAESVGLALLVVLDTLSPPERLAFVLHDLFGVPFDEIAPMVGRSADAARQLASRARRR
- a CDS encoding carboxymuconolactone decarboxylase family protein; the encoded protein is MKHPVYVIPAALKALTAIHEAVKGTGLPEQTIELVNLRASQINGCAWCLQMHATALRKAGEPDERIDTVAGWRDASYFTDAERAALALTESVTRIADRGDPVPDDVFDEAARHYDEAQLAALLLTIGQINVWNRLNVATHHVAGA
- a CDS encoding Uma2 family endonuclease gives rise to the protein MSAMPVPPDTSPPDPWVFPTPGPDGFIPDDLARLPRDGYHYELLDGVLLVSRPGGFTVDDLERTPEDSNRYELIDGTLLVSPAPRWEHQHVVLSLAVILRAACPAGLVVFGPTPDVLKGRRGSLQPDLLVAHAVDLTPEEPYLGVPVLAVEVLSPSSLGIDRLAKRQVYARLGVSSYWIVDPSTRTGPAVTVLCLDRALDGYREEPTTGPDEAVTVTEPFPVSFTPADLVRLP